A genomic stretch from Streptomyces sp. QL37 includes:
- the secA gene encoding preprotein translocase subunit SecA, with protein sequence MSVFNKLMRAGEGKILRKLHRIADQVSSIEEDFVNLSDAELRALTDEYKQRYADGESLDDLLPEAFATVREAAKRVLGQRHYDVQMMGGAALHLGYVAEMKTGEGKTLVGTLPAYLNALSGKGVHLITVNDYLAERDSEMMGRVHKFLGLEVGCIIANMTPAQRREQYACDITYGTNNEFGFDYLRDNMAWSKDELVQRGHNFAIVDEVDSILVDEARTPLIISGPADQATKWYGDFAKLVTRLTRGEAGNPLKGIEETGDYEVDEKKRTVAIHEPGVSKVEDWLGIDNLYESVNTPLVGYLNNAIKAKELFKNDKDYVVIDGEVMIVDEHTGRILAGRRYNEGMHQAIEAKEGVDIKDENQTLATITLQNFFRLYGKLSGMTGTAMTEAAEFHQIYKLGVVPIPTNRPMVRADQSDLIYRTEVAKFAAVVDDIAEKHEKGQPILVGTTSVEKSEYLSQQLSKRGVQHEVLNAKQHDREAPIIAQAGRKGAVTVATNMAGRGTDIKLGGNPDDLAEADLRQRGLDPVEHVEQWAAALPAALEKAEQAVKAEHDEVKELGGLYVLGTERHESRRIDNQLRGRSGRQGDPGESRFYLSLGDDLMRLFKAQMVERVMSMANVPDDVPIENKMVTRAIASAQSQVEQQNFETRKNVLKYDEVLNRQREVIYGERRRVLEGEDLQDQIRHFMDDTIDDYIRQETAEGFAEEWDLDRLWGAFKQLYPVKVTVEELEEAAGDLAGVTADFIAESVKDDIHEQYAEREKTLGSDIMRELERRVVLSVLDRKWREHLYEMDYLQEGIGLRAMAQKDPLVEYQREGFDMFNAMMEGIKEESVGYLFNLEVQVEQQVEEVPVQEGATSLEKQDAPVAAPAGRPEIRAKGLDAPQRPDRLHFSAPTVDGEGGVVEGDFSNGDGDGARSEGDGMTRAERRKAQKSASGRRRKK encoded by the coding sequence GTGTCCGTCTTCAACAAGCTCATGCGTGCAGGCGAAGGCAAGATCCTGCGCAAACTGCACCGCATCGCGGACCAGGTCAGCTCCATCGAAGAGGACTTCGTCAACCTCTCCGACGCCGAGCTGCGGGCGCTCACCGACGAGTACAAACAACGGTACGCGGACGGCGAGAGCCTGGACGACCTGCTTCCCGAAGCATTCGCGACCGTCCGTGAGGCCGCCAAGCGCGTCCTCGGACAGCGCCATTACGACGTCCAGATGATGGGCGGTGCCGCCCTGCACCTCGGCTATGTGGCCGAGATGAAGACCGGTGAGGGCAAGACCCTCGTCGGTACCCTGCCCGCGTATCTCAACGCGCTCTCCGGCAAGGGCGTGCACCTGATCACGGTCAACGACTACCTGGCCGAGCGCGACTCCGAGATGATGGGCCGGGTGCACAAGTTCCTCGGCCTCGAGGTCGGCTGCATCATCGCCAACATGACTCCGGCCCAGCGCCGCGAGCAGTACGCCTGCGACATCACGTACGGCACGAACAACGAGTTCGGCTTCGACTACCTCCGCGACAACATGGCGTGGTCCAAGGACGAGCTCGTCCAGCGCGGCCACAACTTCGCCATCGTCGACGAGGTCGACTCGATCCTGGTCGACGAGGCCCGTACCCCGCTGATCATCTCCGGCCCGGCCGACCAGGCCACCAAGTGGTACGGCGACTTCGCCAAGCTGGTCACGCGTCTCACCAGGGGTGAGGCGGGCAACCCGCTGAAGGGCATCGAGGAGACCGGCGACTACGAGGTCGACGAGAAGAAGCGGACCGTGGCCATCCACGAGCCCGGCGTCTCCAAGGTCGAGGACTGGCTCGGGATCGACAACCTCTACGAGTCGGTGAACACCCCGCTCGTCGGTTACCTGAACAACGCGATCAAGGCCAAGGAGCTCTTCAAGAACGACAAGGACTACGTCGTCATCGACGGCGAGGTCATGATCGTCGACGAGCACACCGGCCGTATCCTCGCCGGCCGCCGCTACAACGAGGGCATGCACCAGGCCATCGAGGCGAAGGAAGGGGTGGACATCAAGGACGAGAACCAGACGCTCGCCACGATCACCCTGCAGAACTTCTTCCGTCTGTACGGCAAGCTCTCCGGCATGACCGGTACGGCGATGACCGAGGCGGCCGAGTTCCACCAGATCTACAAGCTCGGCGTCGTGCCGATCCCGACGAACCGGCCCATGGTCCGTGCCGACCAGTCGGACCTGATCTACCGCACCGAGGTCGCGAAGTTCGCCGCGGTCGTCGACGACATCGCGGAGAAGCACGAGAAGGGTCAGCCGATCCTGGTCGGCACGACCTCCGTCGAGAAGTCCGAGTACCTCTCGCAGCAGCTGTCGAAGCGCGGTGTGCAGCACGAGGTCCTCAACGCCAAGCAGCACGACCGCGAGGCGCCGATCATCGCCCAGGCCGGCCGCAAGGGCGCCGTCACGGTCGCGACGAACATGGCCGGCCGCGGTACGGACATCAAGCTGGGCGGTAACCCCGACGACCTGGCCGAGGCGGATCTGCGTCAGCGCGGACTCGACCCGGTCGAGCACGTCGAGCAGTGGGCGGCCGCGCTGCCCGCGGCACTGGAGAAGGCCGAGCAGGCCGTCAAGGCCGAGCACGACGAGGTCAAGGAGCTCGGCGGGCTCTACGTCCTGGGCACCGAGCGGCACGAGTCGCGGCGTATCGACAACCAGCTGCGCGGTCGTTCCGGCCGTCAGGGCGACCCGGGTGAGTCCCGGTTCTACCTGTCGCTGGGCGACGACCTGATGCGGCTGTTCAAGGCGCAGATGGTGGAGCGCGTCATGTCGATGGCGAACGTCCCCGACGACGTCCCCATCGAGAACAAGATGGTGACGCGGGCGATCGCCTCGGCGCAGTCGCAGGTCGAGCAGCAGAACTTCGAGACGCGTAAGAACGTCCTGAAGTACGACGAGGTGCTCAACCGGCAGCGTGAGGTCATCTACGGCGAGCGCCGCCGCGTCCTGGAGGGCGAGGATCTTCAGGACCAGATCCGCCACTTCATGGACGACACGATCGACGACTACATCCGGCAGGAGACGGCCGAGGGCTTCGCGGAGGAGTGGGACCTCGACCGGCTCTGGGGGGCCTTCAAGCAGCTCTACCCGGTGAAGGTCACGGTCGAGGAGCTCGAGGAGGCCGCGGGCGACCTGGCCGGTGTGACCGCGGACTTCATCGCGGAATCGGTCAAGGACGACATCCACGAGCAGTACGCGGAGCGGGAGAAGACGCTCGGCTCGGACATCATGCGTGAGCTCGAGCGGCGCGTGGTCCTGTCGGTCCTGGACCGCAAGTGGCGTGAGCACCTCTACGAGATGGACTACCTCCAGGAGGGCATCGGCCTCCGTGCCATGGCGCAGAAGGACCCGCTGGTCGAGTACCAGCGCGAGGGCTTCGACATGTTCAACGCCATGATGGAGGGCATCAAGGAGGAGTCCGTCGGCTACCTGTTCAACCTGGAGGTCCAGGTCGAGCAGCAGGTCGAGGAGGTTCCGGTCCAGGAGGGCGCGACCTCGCTGGAGAAGCAGGACGCGCCGGTGGCGGCCCCGGCCGGTCGCCCGGAGATCCGGGCCAAGGGCCTGGACGCCCCGCAGCGGCCTGACCGGCTGCACTTCTCCGCCCCCACCGTGGACGGGGAGGGTGGCGTCGTCGAGGGCGACTTCTCCAACGGCGACGGTGACGGTGCGCGGTCCGAGGGGGACGGGATGACGCGTGCGGAGCGCCGCAAGGCGCAGAAGAGCGCGAGTGGGCGGCGCCGCAAGAAGTAG